The Thermoflexus hugenholtzii JAD2 genome has a window encoding:
- the rny gene encoding ribonuclease Y has product MEQIIWIPLAVIGLIGGGALGWFLGKQQVRGQLRKEIEVAQQEAQRLVEEAKQQAAQLLLQAKDESLRLREATEAELRKWRADLRKEEERLRHRREELDRRAERLEKQERRLNERQAELERQAAQLQAAVARLEEERRAALEQVAGMTAEQARQVLLEMIEKEAREDMARLYRQIEAEARLQAEERAREIIATAIQRIASEQVAELTVSVVPLPNDEMKGRIIGRNGRNIRALEKITGVEIIVDDTPEAITLSSHDPVRREVARIALTRLIQDGRIHPARIEKVVAEAREEVERIIWEEGQQAAAAAGVTGLHPELIRLLGRLKFRTSYGQNQLHHAVEVAWLAGMIAAELGADVRIARMGGLLHDIGKAVDHQVEGTHALIGAELARRYGVPPKVVNCIASHHHEVPQECIEAVIVEAADAISGARPGARRETLEMYLKRIQELENLARSYPGVAECYAIQAGREIRIIVKPEEVDDLAIIRMSREIARKIEETMQYPGQIKVTVIRETRAVEIAR; this is encoded by the coding sequence ATGGAGCAAATCATCTGGATCCCGCTCGCCGTGATCGGGTTGATCGGCGGCGGTGCGCTGGGATGGTTCCTGGGGAAGCAACAGGTTCGGGGACAGCTCCGCAAGGAGATCGAGGTCGCTCAACAGGAAGCGCAGCGTCTGGTAGAGGAGGCCAAACAGCAGGCCGCTCAGCTCCTGCTTCAGGCAAAGGACGAGTCTCTGCGCTTGCGGGAGGCCACCGAGGCTGAGCTTCGCAAGTGGCGGGCCGATCTCCGCAAGGAAGAGGAGCGGCTGCGCCACCGGCGGGAGGAGCTCGACCGCCGGGCCGAGCGCCTGGAGAAGCAGGAGCGTCGCCTGAACGAGCGACAGGCGGAGCTGGAACGGCAGGCCGCGCAGCTGCAGGCCGCCGTCGCCCGGCTGGAGGAGGAACGCCGGGCGGCCCTGGAGCAGGTCGCCGGGATGACCGCCGAGCAGGCCCGTCAGGTCCTGCTGGAGATGATCGAGAAGGAAGCCCGGGAGGACATGGCCCGCCTCTACCGGCAGATTGAGGCCGAGGCCCGGCTCCAGGCCGAGGAACGCGCCCGGGAGATCATCGCCACGGCCATCCAGCGCATCGCCAGCGAACAGGTCGCTGAGCTGACCGTCTCGGTGGTGCCCCTGCCCAACGACGAGATGAAGGGGCGCATCATCGGGCGGAACGGTCGCAACATCCGGGCTCTGGAGAAGATCACCGGAGTTGAGATCATCGTGGATGACACCCCCGAGGCCATCACCCTCTCCTCCCATGATCCGGTGCGCCGGGAGGTCGCCCGCATCGCCCTCACCCGCCTCATCCAGGATGGGCGGATCCACCCGGCGCGGATCGAGAAGGTGGTGGCCGAGGCCCGCGAGGAGGTGGAGCGGATCATCTGGGAGGAGGGGCAGCAGGCCGCCGCCGCCGCCGGCGTCACCGGCCTGCATCCCGAGCTGATCCGCCTCCTCGGGCGCCTGAAGTTCCGCACCAGCTACGGCCAGAACCAGCTGCACCACGCGGTGGAGGTGGCCTGGCTGGCCGGCATGATCGCCGCCGAGCTGGGGGCGGACGTGCGGATCGCCCGCATGGGCGGGCTGCTGCACGACATCGGCAAGGCGGTGGATCACCAGGTGGAGGGCACCCACGCCCTGATCGGGGCGGAGCTGGCCCGCCGCTACGGCGTGCCCCCTAAGGTGGTCAACTGCATCGCCAGCCATCACCACGAGGTGCCCCAGGAGTGCATCGAGGCGGTGATCGTGGAGGCCGCCGACGCCATCTCCGGCGCCCGGCCCGGCGCCCGCCGGGAGACCCTCGAGATGTATCTCAAGCGGATCCAGGAGCTGGAGAACCTGGCCCGCTCCTACCCGGGCGTCGCCGAATGCTACGCCATCCAGGCCGGGCGGGAGATCCGCATCATCGTCAAGCCGGAGGAGGTGGACGACCTGGCCATCATCCGGATGTCCCGGGAGATCGCCCGCAAGATCGAGGAGACCATGCAATACCCGGGCCAGATCAAGGTCACCGTGATCCGGGAGACCCGGGCGGTGGAGATCGCCCGCTGA
- the mazG gene encoding nucleoside triphosphate pyrophosphohydrolase, which yields MIVILGLGPGDPRYWTREALEVLQGIREIYVRTRRHPAVTALPPHLIVHDFDAVYAEAETLEAVYERIARTIVELGRRPEGVCYAVPGSPFVGEATVARIRALATEAGLLVRIVHGLSFIEVALELLGLDALDGLQIADAFELAERYHPPLNPDRPALIAQLDSRTVAADVKLTLMNQYPPDHPVTLLDAAGLPEARVLTFPLYALDHRSDFTPLTALYVPPLARPGAFETFQDTIAHLRSPEGCPWDREQTHQSLRANLLEEAYEVLEALDADDPARLKEELGDLLLQVVFHSQIAVESGEFSMAEVIAHVNEKIRRRHPHVFGDVKVSGVRQVLENWEQIKQREKAGRGAETSALDGVPKGLPALAQAAAYGERAARLKFDWSDAEGVLEKIGEELREIASAADSARRAEEFGDLLFTLAQLARHWGIDPEAALREANARFARRFRRMEALAAAAGRRLQDLSPEEMDALWNQAKAEEAPAVRAWPEGGDKAP from the coding sequence ATGATCGTGATCCTCGGCCTGGGCCCCGGAGATCCCCGCTACTGGACCCGCGAGGCGCTGGAGGTGCTCCAGGGGATCCGGGAGATCTATGTGCGGACCCGCCGGCATCCGGCGGTGACCGCCTTGCCCCCGCATCTCATCGTCCACGATTTCGACGCGGTCTATGCGGAGGCGGAGACCCTGGAGGCGGTCTACGAGCGGATCGCCCGGACCATCGTCGAGTTGGGCCGGCGGCCGGAGGGGGTTTGCTACGCCGTGCCGGGTTCCCCCTTCGTTGGGGAGGCCACGGTGGCCCGGATCCGGGCGCTGGCCACCGAAGCCGGCCTCCTCGTTCGCATCGTCCACGGCCTCAGCTTCATCGAGGTGGCCCTGGAGCTCCTTGGGCTGGACGCGCTGGACGGCTTGCAGATCGCGGATGCCTTTGAGCTGGCCGAGCGCTACCATCCCCCCCTGAACCCTGACCGTCCCGCCCTCATCGCCCAGCTGGACAGCCGGACGGTGGCGGCGGATGTGAAGCTGACCCTGATGAACCAGTATCCCCCGGATCATCCGGTCACCCTCCTGGACGCGGCTGGGCTGCCGGAAGCCCGGGTTCTTACCTTCCCGCTTTATGCCCTGGACCATCGTTCGGATTTCACGCCCCTGACGGCGCTCTATGTGCCGCCCCTGGCCCGACCCGGGGCCTTTGAGACGTTCCAGGACACCATCGCCCATCTGCGCTCCCCGGAGGGTTGCCCCTGGGACCGGGAGCAAACCCATCAGAGCCTGCGCGCCAACCTGCTGGAGGAGGCCTACGAGGTCCTGGAGGCCCTGGACGCCGATGACCCGGCCCGCCTGAAGGAGGAGCTGGGGGATCTGCTCCTCCAGGTGGTCTTCCACAGCCAGATCGCCGTGGAGAGCGGGGAGTTCTCCATGGCCGAGGTCATCGCCCACGTCAACGAGAAGATCCGCCGCCGGCATCCCCATGTGTTCGGAGACGTGAAAGTCAGCGGCGTCCGCCAGGTCCTGGAGAACTGGGAGCAGATCAAGCAGCGGGAGAAGGCGGGGCGGGGAGCGGAGACTTCCGCCCTGGATGGGGTACCGAAGGGCCTGCCGGCCCTGGCCCAGGCGGCCGCCTACGGGGAGCGGGCCGCTCGCCTGAAGTTCGACTGGTCCGACGCGGAAGGGGTGCTGGAGAAAATCGGAGAGGAGCTTCGGGAGATCGCCAGCGCGGCGGACTCTGCGCGTCGCGCGGAGGAGTTCGGGGACCTGCTCTTCACCCTGGCTCAGCTCGCCCGCCACTGGGGGATCGATCCGGAGGCAGCCCTCCGGGAGGCCAACGCCCGCTTCGCCCGCCGATTCCGCCGCATGGAAGCGCTGGCTGCTGCGGCCGGCCGTCGCCTCCAGGATCTCTCCCCTGAGGAGATGGATGCGTTGTGGAATCAGGCGAAGGCGGAGGAAGCTCCAGCTGTGCGCGCCTGGCCTGAAGGGGGAGACAAGGCTCCGTAA
- a CDS encoding DUF192 domain-containing protein — MPARWVTVYNAEGRPLARLRLCRSLACRGRGLMFRRALDEEDGLFFVFPRAGRWETAIHMFFVFFPIAAIWLDEEGRIVHAVEARPFRVYLPPRPARYLIEGSIRLLREAHVGEVWTWREDNGAS; from the coding sequence ATGCCCGCGCGATGGGTTACCGTCTATAACGCCGAAGGTCGTCCCCTGGCCCGGCTGCGGCTATGCCGCTCCCTGGCGTGTCGCGGGCGCGGGCTGATGTTCCGACGCGCTCTGGATGAGGAGGATGGGCTGTTCTTTGTGTTCCCCCGCGCCGGACGCTGGGAGACCGCCATCCATATGTTTTTCGTCTTCTTCCCGATCGCAGCGATCTGGCTGGATGAAGAGGGGCGCATCGTCCATGCCGTCGAGGCCCGTCCCTTCCGGGTGTATCTCCCTCCGCGCCCAGCCCGCTATCTGATCGAAGGATCGATCCGTCTGCTCCGGGAGGCCCATGTGGGGGAGGTGTGGACATGGCGCGAGGACAATGGGGCATCGTAG
- a CDS encoding M16 family metallopeptidase, which produces MARRAPAPPVPSRSRRRPRPVRRDGFLKTSLDNGLTVVLKEQHHAPVVTFWIWYRVGSRDEPTGLTGISHWVEHMLFKGTPTYPKGTLDRLISREGGAWNGMTWLDFTTYFETLPSDRWTIAPEIEADRMTKALFHPKEVEAERTVILSERHGYENNPLFLLSEQVQALAFQAHPYGHEVIGWPGDLQTITREDLYRHYRTYYAPNNAVVVAVGDFRIPEALRVIERAFGRIRPVPEIPRLRVQEPPPRGERRTVLEGEGNTAYLEIAYLIPEATHPDFLPLVVLNAVFTGTGSLSFSGGTSNKTSRLYRALVERGIAADIEGSLIPTVEPFLYRLIATLQPGRHPQEAEAVIDAEIDRLQTEPLRPEEFEKALKQARADFAYSSESVTNQGFWYGWSEIFADYTWFEGYLDRLKQVTPEDVQRVARIYLVRSRRTVGWYLPTRRAAS; this is translated from the coding sequence ATGGCCCGACGCGCTCCTGCTCCCCCTGTGCCGTCCCGGAGCCGCCGGCGCCCTCGCCCGGTGCGCCGGGACGGCTTCCTCAAAACGAGCCTGGACAACGGCCTCACCGTGGTGCTGAAGGAGCAGCATCACGCGCCGGTGGTGACCTTCTGGATCTGGTATCGGGTGGGCAGCCGGGATGAGCCCACCGGTCTCACCGGCATCTCCCACTGGGTGGAGCACATGCTCTTCAAGGGCACCCCCACTTACCCCAAGGGAACCCTGGATCGCCTGATCTCCCGGGAGGGTGGGGCCTGGAACGGGATGACCTGGCTGGATTTCACCACCTATTTTGAGACGCTGCCCTCAGACCGCTGGACCATCGCCCCGGAGATCGAAGCGGATCGGATGACGAAGGCCCTGTTCCATCCCAAAGAGGTGGAGGCCGAGCGCACCGTCATCCTCTCCGAGCGCCACGGCTACGAGAACAACCCCCTTTTCCTGCTCAGCGAGCAGGTCCAGGCGCTGGCCTTCCAGGCCCATCCCTACGGCCACGAGGTCATCGGATGGCCGGGAGACCTGCAGACCATAACCCGGGAGGACCTCTACCGCCATTACCGGACTTACTACGCGCCCAACAACGCGGTGGTCGTGGCCGTGGGGGATTTCCGCATCCCCGAGGCGCTGCGCGTCATCGAACGCGCCTTCGGGCGCATCCGTCCCGTCCCCGAGATCCCTCGGCTGCGGGTCCAGGAGCCGCCTCCCCGCGGGGAGCGTCGGACGGTCCTGGAGGGAGAGGGGAACACAGCCTATCTGGAGATCGCCTATCTCATCCCCGAGGCCACCCACCCGGATTTCCTGCCCCTGGTGGTTCTGAACGCGGTGTTCACGGGAACCGGATCCCTGAGCTTCAGCGGGGGGACTTCCAACAAGACCTCCCGGCTTTACCGGGCTCTGGTGGAGCGCGGGATCGCGGCCGACATCGAGGGCTCCTTGATCCCAACGGTGGAGCCCTTCCTGTATCGTCTGATCGCCACCCTCCAGCCCGGGCGTCATCCCCAGGAGGCCGAGGCCGTGATCGATGCGGAGATCGACCGGCTCCAGACGGAACCCCTCCGCCCGGAGGAGTTCGAGAAGGCACTGAAACAGGCCCGCGCCGATTTCGCCTATAGCAGCGAGTCGGTCACCAACCAGGGTTTTTGGTATGGCTGGAGCGAGATCTTCGCGGATTACACCTGGTTCGAGGGTTATCTGGATCGTCTCAAACAGGTGACCCCCGAGGATGTTCAGCGCGTCGCCCGCATCTATCTGGTCCGCTCCCGGCGGACGGTCGGATGGTATCTGCCGACCCGCCGGGCTGCGTCATGA